A stretch of Paenibacillus peoriae DNA encodes these proteins:
- the licT gene encoding BglG family transcription antiterminator LicT: MIITKIFNNNAIIAKDQKRDEFVVMGRGIAFKKNAGEQVEEHLIEKVFVLKHKDASEKFKLLLEDVPSEYVSLCYDIIEYGKSILEVQLSDYIYVSLTDHMNNAFKMFDEGFKNANPLIWEIKKFYPKEFAVGLKALEFIEDETGKRLSEDEAGNIALHLINAQVNSSYNKVADVAQQTQKIHDILNIIKYSYNTTIDEHSISYERFITHLRFFFQRLNKKEKVELEDDFLWRQVKAKYKKAYGCMLKIEKYLDMVLSDEEKLYITIHIQRVTQRQN, from the coding sequence ATGATCATAACGAAGATCTTTAATAACAACGCCATAATAGCCAAAGATCAAAAAAGAGATGAATTTGTTGTTATGGGTCGTGGTATTGCATTCAAAAAGAATGCAGGCGAACAAGTAGAAGAGCATCTAATTGAAAAGGTCTTTGTGCTTAAACATAAAGATGCTTCAGAGAAATTTAAGTTATTGTTAGAGGATGTTCCATCAGAATATGTTTCGTTATGCTATGACATCATTGAATATGGAAAAAGCATATTAGAAGTACAATTGAGCGATTATATATATGTTTCGCTTACGGATCACATGAACAATGCATTTAAAATGTTTGATGAAGGGTTTAAAAATGCAAATCCGTTAATTTGGGAGATCAAAAAATTTTATCCTAAAGAATTTGCGGTTGGCTTAAAAGCACTGGAGTTTATTGAAGACGAAACAGGCAAACGATTGTCAGAAGATGAAGCAGGTAATATTGCTCTTCATTTAATCAATGCTCAAGTAAACAGCTCCTACAACAAGGTAGCAGATGTTGCTCAGCAAACTCAAAAAATACACGACATCTTGAATATTATTAAATACTCTTATAATACCACCATAGATGAACACTCGATCAGTTATGAGCGATTTATTACACATTTAAGATTCTTCTTTCAGCGATTAAATAAAAAAGAAAAAGTAGAACTGGAAGACGACTTTTTATGGAGGCAAGTGAAAGCAAAGTACAAAAAGGCTTATGGCTGCATGCTGAAGATTGAGAAATACTTGGATATGGTATTGTCAGATGAGGAAAAGCTGTATATCACGATTCATATTCAGCGTGTGACCCAAAGACAAAATTGA
- a CDS encoding MoaD/ThiS family protein, whose translation MIKLYYFAGLREVTGKTEELADLAGQTVGDLSNWITDQYPDMPIESVRIAINEEYALSTDVLQDGDIAAFIPPVSGG comes from the coding sequence ATGATTAAGCTGTACTACTTTGCGGGACTCCGTGAGGTGACGGGAAAAACAGAAGAATTGGCAGATTTGGCGGGCCAAACGGTAGGCGATTTATCCAATTGGATAACAGATCAATATCCAGATATGCCGATCGAGTCTGTGCGAATTGCGATAAACGAGGAGTATGCGTTGTCTACGGATGTATTACAGGATGGAGACATTGCAGCCTTCATTCCCCCAGTCAGCGGTGGCTAA
- a CDS encoding molybdenum cofactor biosynthesis protein MoaE, translating to MSVFEIVTEPIIPQAYADYVLRPEAGAVTIFTGHVREWTQGVRTLYLAYEAYVPMAQKKLTEIGREIEQKWEGTRVAIAHRIGELQIGDIAVVIAVSSPHRSDAYKANEYAIERIKEIVPIWKREIWEDGTQWVGDQKKKPGEISHD from the coding sequence ATGAGTGTATTTGAAATCGTGACGGAGCCCATTATCCCGCAGGCTTATGCGGATTATGTCCTAAGGCCGGAAGCAGGAGCGGTGACTATTTTTACAGGGCACGTACGAGAATGGACTCAAGGCGTACGGACCTTATACCTTGCTTATGAGGCCTATGTCCCCATGGCCCAAAAAAAACTCACAGAGATTGGTCGCGAAATCGAACAGAAATGGGAAGGGACGCGAGTGGCAATCGCGCACCGCATTGGCGAGCTTCAAATCGGTGATATCGCCGTTGTCATTGCCGTTTCTTCACCTCACCGTTCGGATGCGTATAAGGCAAATGAATACGCGATCGAACGAATTAAAGAAATAGTTCCTATTTGGAAACGAGAGATTTGGGAAGATGGAACGCAGTGGGTCGGAGATCAAAAGAAAAAGCCGGGGGAGATCAGTCATGATTAA
- the moaA gene encoding GTP 3',8-cyclase MoaA gives MNFYPLKDTLQRPIRDLRISVTDRCNFRCSYCMPKEIFGDDYAFLPQNECLSFEEIHRLTKLFVSLGVKKIRLTGGEPLMRRNLSDLVSQILSIDGVEDIGLTTNGVLLGQQAKPLYDAGLRRLNVSLDALDPELFGRLNGRGIKPDFILKQIEYAREIGFEIKVNMVVQKGVNDSEILPMAAYFKEQGITLRFIEFMDVGNDNGWSFKKVLTKKQIVERLKNAYELEPMDRDYFGEVAKRYRYKDSDAQIGFITSVSESFCSSCTRARLSCDGKFYTCLFASGGFDLRQMLRNEADDQELLDVITSVWEQRTDRYSDERTEQTANNKKKINMSYIGG, from the coding sequence ATGAATTTTTATCCACTGAAAGACACGTTGCAGCGGCCAATTCGTGACCTGCGTATATCGGTTACAGACCGCTGCAATTTCCGTTGTTCCTATTGCATGCCCAAAGAAATATTCGGTGACGATTACGCCTTTCTTCCTCAAAATGAATGTCTGTCGTTTGAAGAGATACACCGGCTAACGAAGCTCTTTGTATCCCTGGGTGTAAAAAAGATCCGACTCACGGGCGGCGAACCATTAATGCGCAGGAATCTATCCGACCTGGTCTCCCAAATCCTGTCCATTGACGGAGTGGAAGATATCGGCTTGACCACCAATGGTGTGCTGCTAGGACAGCAGGCTAAGCCTCTCTATGACGCGGGGCTACGACGGCTTAATGTCAGTCTGGACGCTCTGGACCCTGAGCTATTTGGGCGATTGAATGGGCGGGGGATTAAGCCTGATTTTATTTTGAAGCAGATCGAATATGCAAGAGAAATCGGCTTTGAAATCAAGGTCAATATGGTCGTTCAAAAAGGCGTTAATGACTCGGAGATTTTGCCGATGGCCGCTTATTTTAAGGAGCAGGGAATAACCCTTCGCTTTATCGAGTTTATGGATGTAGGGAATGACAACGGATGGAGCTTCAAAAAGGTACTAACCAAAAAACAAATTGTTGAACGACTTAAGAATGCGTACGAGCTGGAGCCGATGGATCGGGATTACTTTGGAGAAGTGGCAAAACGTTACCGTTATAAAGACAGCGACGCACAGATTGGTTTTATTACTTCGGTTTCTGAATCATTTTGTTCGTCTTGTACACGCGCCCGCTTATCGTGCGATGGCAAGTTTTATACATGTTTGTTTGCTTCAGGCGGATTCGATTTACGCCAGATGCTTCGTAATGAAGCGGATGACCAGGAACTACTCGATGTGATTACTTCAGTATGGGAACAACGTACAGACCGGTATTCCGATGAACGTACGGAGCAGACAGCTAACAACAAAAAAAAGATTAACATGTCCTACATTGGCGGATGA
- a CDS encoding ThiF family adenylyltransferase has translation MNERYSRQILFRPIGGEGQRNLSAAVVTIIGCGALGSAIAETLVRAGVGELHLVDRDYVEMSNLQRQQLFTEQDAAEMQPKVMAAEKRLKAIREDVRLHTYLDNLDAELVLELASKSILLMDATDNFETRLLINDAALKAGIPWIYGACVGSTGVVFPFVPGESACLRCLLPSLPAINQTCDTAGIISPAVQVTAALQCAEAMKWLSGGRDKMRRKVHLFDLWENTQMDIGISRIRNQDCPTCGEHPTFPALTASRRSAYAALCGRNVVQVLPDPQRPITLDDAEKMGRLIADRVKRTPYFVEFYAFKHRMILFKNGRLLIHGVRSVANGQKLYHQLFG, from the coding sequence ATGAATGAGCGTTATTCCAGACAGATCTTATTTAGACCCATTGGTGGCGAAGGGCAGCGTAATCTATCCGCTGCTGTCGTCACCATTATCGGTTGCGGGGCACTGGGTTCTGCCATCGCCGAAACACTGGTAAGAGCGGGCGTTGGGGAGCTCCATCTTGTTGACAGGGATTACGTAGAGATGTCGAATCTGCAACGTCAGCAGCTGTTCACGGAGCAGGACGCCGCGGAAATGCAGCCCAAGGTTATGGCAGCCGAAAAAAGGCTGAAAGCCATACGAGAAGACGTGCGCTTGCACACATATCTCGATAATTTAGATGCTGAGCTTGTTCTAGAACTTGCCAGCAAGAGTATATTACTGATGGATGCTACGGACAATTTCGAAACTCGTCTGCTGATCAACGATGCTGCACTGAAGGCAGGAATTCCATGGATTTATGGAGCCTGTGTTGGAAGCACAGGCGTTGTTTTTCCATTCGTGCCGGGCGAGTCAGCTTGTTTACGCTGCCTTCTGCCATCGCTGCCTGCGATCAATCAGACCTGCGATACGGCTGGAATCATCTCACCCGCAGTCCAGGTGACAGCCGCCCTCCAATGTGCAGAAGCCATGAAGTGGCTGAGCGGCGGACGTGATAAGATGCGTCGCAAGGTTCATCTATTTGATTTATGGGAGAACACGCAGATGGACATAGGGATTTCCCGCATCCGTAACCAAGATTGTCCAACCTGTGGAGAACATCCTACGTTTCCTGCACTGACAGCATCACGTCGCTCGGCGTATGCTGCTCTGTGCGGACGGAACGTTGTACAGGTTCTTCCAGACCCACAACGTCCGATCACGCTCGATGATGCAGAAAAAATGGGCAGGCTTATAGCAGATCGTGTAAAAAGAACCCCTTATTTCGTTGAATTTTATGCTTTTAAGCATCGAATGATTTTATTCAAAAACGGAAGGCTTCTCATACACGGTGTACGGAGTGTTGCCAACGGTCAAAAACTATATCATCAGCTGTTCGGTTAA